In Thermococcus sp. M39, the genomic stretch ATAGTCTTTTGCATAACTCTTACCTTTTTCAGCAACATAAACTGGAACCCATTCAATATCAAAAATTGGATAGCCATAGGTTTTGGTTTTTGGAGCCAGTGTGTAGAGATGACCAACTGCTGGGGCTACGATTATCTTTTTTCCGTCGCGGGTCAATTCATAGTATGGAACACCATACAATGTTTTTCGTATGGGCTTTCCTTCAGCTAGGGCATATGCTATCTTCTTTGCAACATTTGGCTTCTCTGCAATAATTAAGACAGTCATTGGCATCTCCTCTTAGGGAATTGAAGAAGAGTATATAATAAATTTTTGGAAGGTGGGGGGCAGTAGGGATGTCGCCCCCCTGGGGGTCCCGAGGTCATCGCAACCCAATACTCCTCGGGCATAATAATGTAGGAGCCAAAGGCTTATAACACTTAACCCTACATGAAGCTTATGAAAGTACAACAGGTGTGAGCAATGACTGGAACAATAAGTAAAATTGTGAGATTTGAGGATGAGGAAGAGTTTTTAATGGACATGGAAAACGTCATGGAGCGCTTTACTTATTTAGCAAGCCGCTATGGGAGCGGGAGTGTTCTTGAAGGCTTTCTTCTGTGGGACTATGTGGGAATTCAGGACGATGAAGGGATAAAGATATTCCGCATTGGAGAGTTTCCTTATATTGAGGGCACGCTTAAAATTGATTACGAAACATTAAGAATTTTAGAGCGATATTTCGATGAAATTGAAAGTCGTTGGAGTGATTTAAGCGTTGAGGAGATTGACTACTTCATTGAGATGCTCAATGAAGCATTGGGGAGAGAAATTGTGTTCTATGAGGCTTATGATTTAGGCTTGAGCAGAAATGAAGCATATCTCATCTTAAACATTAAAGCTCTCCACTATCTTGACCATGTGGTGGACGCCGAGGACCGGGAAGTATTAGAAGAAGCTGTGAGGCTTTTGATGAAATATATATGAGGTGGTTTTATGCTGTTCAAGAAGAAAGGACTCTTCACGGTTAGTGATGCAATGAAGGTAATTGAGATTGCGAGCAGAGAAAATGCAAAGGAGATCATCGTAATGTGCGAGACTATTGAGGAAGAAGCTAAGAGAAGGCTGTGGGACTATGCAAATGGAGTACGACTCATGGCTGATTTGATGGGAGAGCAAAGAGAGGTTAGGGTTGAGATTCTTGAGGGCTATGTGAGTGATAAGGTGAAGGGAATTGATTTAAGTGAGGTGTCCCAATGAAGCTTATCCTAGCAGAAATATTTAACAGCTGGCAGGGTGAAGGCGGAAGCGTAGAGGGCTCAGCTTTTGGGAGGAGGCAGATTTTTGTCAGATTTGCTGGCTGCGACCTTAGATGTGTGTGGTGCGACTCGAGACAGTTCATAGATGCCTCAAGAGTTTTACAGTGGCGCTACGAGGTTGAGCCTTTTTCTGGGAAATTTAAATACAAGCCCAATCCAGCCAGCTTGGATGAAGTGATTGATGTTATTTTGAACCTTGACACGGGGGATATTCATTCAATCAGCTACACTGGAGGGGAGCCAACCCTACAAATTAAGCCTTTAATGGCATTAATGGAAAAAATGAGTGAACTCGGATTTAAGAACTTCCTCGAAACTCATGGAGGTTTTCCAGAGAAGATTGCCGAGATTGCCTATCTTGTTGATTACGCAAGCGTTGACATAAAAGATGAGACTGCAAGGGCAACAGAGGATTGGAGAGATTTAGTTCTAAGAGAAGTTGAGAGCATTAAAGTGTTGAAGAAAGCGGGTGCAAATGTTTACGCTAAGCTTGTAGTTACAAAAGATACCAAACTTGAAAACATCGAGTGGTATGCTTCTCTCCTCAAAAGCTTAGCTCCAATGGTAATTCAGCCAAAGGAGCCAATTGATTTGACACAAAAGCAGCTGATGGAGTTTTACAAAGCTGCTGCTAAGATTTTGGGGAGAGAAAACGTTGGACTGAGCTTTCAAGTTCATAAGTACTTGAATGTTTTGTGAGTGCTTTTCTCAAATATTATCATCCAGATTACTCCGAAGGATTTAAAAGACTAGATTATGCTATAGTGTCATGTGGATATGTTTGCCAAGAGTAAACAATTGGGTGATTCATATGGATCCATCGTTATTGCTAGCGGTACTGTTTGTGATAATCATCGTACTGCTGCTGTGGGATAGTGTTAAAAGGTATGAGTTTGAAAAGGACGAGGTAAGGACAGTTGTATTATTTGTGGCTGTGCTCTTTCCTTCGATTCTTGCATACGTTTATTTTGAAGAAAACAGATGTTTGAGTTTTGTAATCGCATTGCTCATCCTTGCAGCTCTGATTTGGAGCGTTTGGAAATCTTTAAAATCTATAAAGCTAGAAAGGATTGCTAAAAATCTTGACAAGTTCTACAGAACTAACACACTTAATGGGCTTATCTTTGGAGTTGCGATGCTCATTCAGTGGCATTTGGTGGGTAATCTGCTTTTCGCTGTTCTCAGTATACTGTGGTTTGCAGTTAGTGCTTTTGCCATGTTAAGGAAAGCTGAAGCAGTGATTGCTACTATTGGGGGCATGTTTATAATTCTCGGCATCATTCTTCTTACCTTCCATGACCCTCTGATGAAAGTTTTCGGAGTTGGGATGATTATGTACAGTTTTGTATCCATTAAAACTGCTAAGGAGGTGGGGGAATGGAAAAGAAGAGAATTATAATCGTGACAGGATGGATGTTGTTACTAATCTTGTTTGAGCTCCTCTCACTATATCTCCAAGATCAGGGAGAAGAGTTATTGGCAAAGCTTTTCGCTATAGCGATGCTTGTGATAATGCTTGTTGGTGCTTATCTGTTAGCTAAAAGCGATGTAGAACTTCCACAAATTCGGAATGAAAAACCTAAGTCTATTTTAATGGCTTTATTAATTATCCTCGCTATATCCCTCGGATTTACAGAAGGCGACAGAATTTATGCCATAGCTGGGATTTTAATTATGCTTTCATTGATATTGAAAAGGTTCGAGAACCCATTATTAGATAGCCTATCCTCAATTTTTGTAATGATTGGAGGTGCTCTTATAGCGTTTCAATGGATTACAGCTAGAGAATATGTGGCTAAGATAGCGGGGCTGTTTATGGCCGGCATAGTAGGAATTACAGGTGGAGTACTGTTATACGTTACAATAAAGGAGGCACAGATATGGAAGTCAAGAGAGTCTTAATAGAAATCGTGCTAGTTATATCACTATTGCTTCTAGTTATAGGTTTGGTTAGTGTTTTCAACACCTTACTTCCTCCAGAGACAGCGGGATTGCTAGGCAGTGTTATGGGGTAGGCTCTGTCCAAGTATTGGTAGGACAGTTAAAATTTTATAACTAGATAAAATTAGGTCACCTTAGGCGATGATGTAGATTGGCCTTTGGGGTATTGATGCCCGGGATCGACGAAGCTGAGCCTTCACAATAATCCAACCTCTGCAAGTACAAATTCAATCTCTTGAAGAGCCTGCTCATCGAGCAACAGGGAAGGCATCCTTGGATATCCGACATTTAAGCCGAGCATGTTCATAGCTTCCTTTATTGCACTTATCTGATTGTATTTTTTTACGAGAACTTCATTGAGATAGTTTATCATCAGCTGAAGGCGTTTAGCTCTGTCGTATTTCTTCTCAAGAAAAGCTGTGTAAAGCTCAACACATAAGCGGGGAGCAACATTTGCAACGGCTATAACTGCCCCATGAGCCCCTAATGCCAAGGCAGGATAAATTAAATCAGCTGTTCCGGCTAAGATGCTCATGTCTTTGCCAAGCCTTCTGATAAGCTCACTTATCCTCCCAATTGAGCCGCTTGAATCTTTAATCCCTACTATGTTTGAATACTCATCAACCAAGCGCTCAATTACTTCAATTGGAATGTTTATGCCAGTAAACTTGGGAACGTTGTAAATCAGAATTGGGGCTTCAACGCTCTGAGCTATTGCAGAATAGTGGGCGAAGAGCTCCTTTTCATTGGGTTTGAAATAGTAAGGGGGAGCTATCAAAAGGGCATCAACACCAAGATTCCAAGCCTCTTTTGCCAATCTTATGGTCTCTCGCGTGGAATTTTCAGTCACACCAGCAATAACTGGCAGGTTCGTCTCTTCACAAACTATTTTTAAAACTCTCATCTTTTCTTCAAAGCTCAGATATGGAAACTCACCGTTGCTCCCTAAAGTCACGAAACCGCTCACTTTTGCGTTCTCAAAATAGTGAATGAGCTCTCTCAGTGCTTCTTCATTAATCTCCTCATCATCATCGAAAGGCGTTACATGGGGAACATATATGCCTTCAATCAAGCGGAACACCAACAAAAGTTGGATTTTTGGGTAATAAATTTTTTGATGAACAAGCTTTTAAGTTCAGTTGCATAAGAGCTGAAATGGGATTCAGCAATGAAATGCATCATAATAGGGCATCTAACCCATGATATAATAATCAGAGGAAACACCAAAATCGAGAGAATTGGTGGGGGAGCATACTATTCTGCTCTTGTCCTCTCGCCTTTCTGCGATGTGGAAGTTATAACTAAAGTTAGCAAGAGCTTCCCAAGAGAATGGCTGAAGGAGCTTGAAGAAAAAGGAATAAAGGTTACAGTCCTACCATCGAAGGAAACAACAACTTACGAGCTTAGATATCTTGACGAAAACACGAGAATTCTCAAGTTGCTGGCCAAAGCTGAGCCCTTCAAACCAGAAGAAATCCCTCATGAGAATGCTGACATAGTAATTTTAAATCCCGTTGCTAATGAGATTCCGATTGAAATAGTAAACCACCTAAGGAACTTTATATCTCTTGATGTTCAAGGGTTTGTGAGAGAATTTAAAGACGGGATCGTTGAAACCAGAGATGTTGATGCATCTTTTCTAGAGAGAGTTAAGGTTGCTCATGCCGATGTCAACGAATTTAGGATGCTCAGCAATCTAAGGTATCCTGAGGTTATGGTGATCTCAAACGGTGCTGACAGAGGAGAAGCAATCTATAGGGGAAATAGATATCACTTTGAACCTCTAAAGATGCCCGTTGCTGAAACAACGGGGGCTGGGGACTCATTTTTAGCCTACTTTTCATACTTTTACAAGCAGTGCCCATTCATGCAGGCTCTGAAGAAAGCTGTATCATTCACTGCGTTCTTCCTCAAACACCGCACTCCGTTCTTTGATTTTGATGAAGCCACAGAAAACGCTAAAAACGTGGAAGTTGAGAAAATAATGACCGATGAAGAAACGTCAGCACGCTGAGAAGTGATGAGACGGGACTTCTCTGAGGTGAAAAACTTGAGGTGAGAACTATGGACAGATACGTTCTGCTAATTAAGGCTCCTAAAGGTTACGACATAACCCCAGTTAAAGAGGACATTAGAAAGCTCCTTTCAGAAAAATACCCCAAATTAAAAGCTGAACTTTACAGATGCATTGGATTGACGGTTGATTTGGTTATTCTCTACAAAAATGGGGTTGTTCTGATAAAACGCAGACATGAGCCTTTCAAAGATCACTGGGCTTTGCCAGGCGGCTTCGTTGATTACGGGGAGAGAGTAGAAGATGCAGCAATTAGAGAGGCAAAGGAGGAGACAGGGCTAGATGTTGAGCTGATAAAGCTCATTGGGGTTTACAGCGATCCTAACAGAGACCCAAGAGGACATACAGTTACAGCGGCGTTTTTAGCTAAAGGTTATGGAGAGCTGAAAAGCGGTGATGATGCCAAAGAAGCAAAAATTTTCAGCTTTGATGAGATTAAAAGCTTAAAGCTGGCTTTTGATCATGCAAAGATAATAGAAGACGCTCTGAGGATTTTAAAGGAGGCGAACCTATGATTGACTCTGTGAAGTTTGGCGAGATTATTGTCGAAGGGAAGAGATATACCCATGACATCGTTATCTATCCCTCTGGAAAGATTGAGCACAGGAAGAAGGAGCTTTCAAAGAAAAAGCATGGGACAAGTCATAAGTTTGATCCAGATGAGCTGAAGGAGTATCTTAAGGAGGATTTTGACGTTTTGATCGTTGGAACCGGGATTTATGGGGCTTTAAAGCTATTACCGGAAGCTAAGGAACTTGTCAAAGACAAGGAAGTTATAGAGAAACCAACACCAGAGGCGATAAAGCTCTTCAATGAGCTGAGAAAAGAGAAGAAGGTATTGGGAGTTTTTCACATTACATGCTAATTCGAAGGTATGCTGGATTTTATTTAAATTTTTGACGTGAGCGTTCTTCTGTATCTTCTTCAACTCTCTCATCACGGAAATGTATCAGTCTTTGGAATCAAAGCATCTGATACAGCACAATCAGAGCCACTGCACTGATCACAAAGCTGACTGCATACTTGAAAGGATAGCTTAAGACGAGGAGAGGCAGCGCTATCACTCCGAAGAGAATTCCAACCAAAATCATTAGCACAATCATATGTCCAATGTTGAATTCCGGAATTCCAAGCTCAATCCCCTCGTATCGGAAGAAGTAGACCATCGTTAGAAATGATGCATTCAGCGGGAGCAGAAATGTATAGGGGATCAGAATGATAGCTTGTGGATTGTAATGAACAGCAAGCGCTAAAATCAGCTCGGAAATCAGTATTGGGATTACAGACATTGAGAGGGCTTTGCTCAGTGCGTATTCTCTTTTTGTGAGCGGTAATGATTTTAGGAAGTCCAGGACTTTACCCTCTACCTTAAGCACTGCATCAGCCCCGGGAATTGTAAAGACTCCCAAAGTAATGAGGAAATAAACCGCCTTTGAAACTGGAAAGTTCCCACTCTGAAGAACCATAATTATCTGGGGAAAGAGCACATAGACGGGCATAAGAAAACCCGTTATCATCGCGGTTTTTCGGAATATTATCCTCAAATCCTTGAGCGTGAGGGCAAACATTTTTCCTCCAAGAGACGCTTTAAAGCCTGTAGCTCTGACTCTCTCAGATTCAAGCTTCGGCTCAAGAATCCCGCTCCAGACCCTCTTAAGGGCAAGCCTATAAAGAGGAACAAACACACCCGCATAAATTAAAAGCAGAATGATGCTTTTTTTCGGCTCAAAAATTGAGGAAATTGTGAAAGGATACGCTATAGAGTATCTGCCGATGATTGCACCCACTTGCTCACTGTGCTCTTGAATATACCCTTGCATGTAGCTTACTCCATAAAACAGTCCCATAAATGCAAATATTGCTAAAATCTTAAGGATGTTTTTTAGGCTTCCGCTTTTGCTCTTTCTGTAGCTTATTCTAAGCCCAAAGGTAGAGTAGATTATAAAGCCAAGTGTATGCCCAGTCAGCATTCCTATGAAAACCCATAGCAGAGCTAAAATTCCGTTCAGCGGATACTTTGAAATAACAACAGCTATGCTGGGCAGAATCATCGCTAAAGCTGGGGCTTGATCAATTATCAAAAGCTCGCTCAAATATAAAGCTCCAATCCTTATCGGTAGAGCCTTCATTGGTTCAAACAAGCCGAGCGAGACGACATAAGATGATTGAACGGTGGTAACATAGAGGGAAAAGATGAAAGGAATGACAGCCAAAGAGGATAGCATTGCGGCTATGTAGGTTTTGTCATCAGAGAAAGAGATACCTACAGCCATTATAATTCCAAAGAAAACAAACGCTGTACTCTGGATTGCGATGTTCCTCTTTATGCTCACTGCATTCTTAAGATGTTTTTTGAACTTTTTCTCGTCATTCGCTATCTGTGGATTCCTCTTCAAAATCTGGTAGTGAAGCTCACGGTAGAGGATTTTAACAATCTCGAACATTCAGCACACCTATAAGCTTTCCTTAAGTGCTTGAACTATGTGGGCAATCTCATCTTTGCTCTCCGTAAGCTTGAGGAAGACATCCTCCAAGCTCTCCTCATGAGCCTTTTCTTTAAGCTCTTCAATTGTTCCTTCTGCGATGATTTTTCCCTGATAGATGACACCAATTCTATCGCAGATTATCTCAGCTAAGGATAAAATGTGAGTTGAGAAAATTATGCTCTTTCCCTCATTTTTAAACTCAAGCAGAAGCTCCCTCAGGATTCTAGCAGATTTTGGGTCTAATCCGTTCATGGCTTCATCTAAGATTAGGACTTTTGGATCATGCAGAAGAGCAGTTATCAGGGAAACCTTCTGCTGGGTTCCAAAGCTAAGAGTTCCAATGAACTGCTCCAAATACTCCTCAATGCCGAAGGCCTTGACGAGATAGTTCACTCTCTCCTCAAGTTTGTCCTTTGGGATTCCTCTTATACTCCCGACAAAGTTGAAAAGCTCGCTTGGTGTTAGGCTTTCATACAAAATTGGTGTTTCAGGAACGTAGCCAACTATCTTCTTGACTTCAATCGGATTTTTAGCAACATTTATCCCTTCAACCAGAACCTTTCCGCTGGTGGGCTTTAAAATCCCAGCAAGAATTTTTCATTGTCGTGGATTTACCGCTTCCATTTGGTCCCAGAAGACCGTAGATTTCACCATCATAAACACGAAAGCTGATTTCATCAACGGCAACTTTATCTCCGAACTTTTTAGTGAGATTCTCAACTTCAATCATCCATCACACCTGAATTAAGAAGCTTCACTCTGTTTAATAACTTTTCCTCATGTGTTGAATAGTTTCTCAAATCTTGCAAAAAAAGTTGAATACTTTGGATGAGTAATATAACAAACAAGCTGATGTGAAAGGTTTACTCTTTCGAGAACCACAGGAATTGGCCAGGAACCTTTAGTGTGTGGCGTTTCTTTAACCTAAATGGATAAATACTCTAATGCCAAACTCCTAATCATGAAAATTCTTCTCGTAACGGGTCGCCTCGCTGAGCCACTGGTGAGAAAATATGGCAAAGGCTGTGATGTATTTGTAACTCCAGTTAGCGTAGCTGCTTTTTTAACGCCAAAGCTCATAACTCACTACTTAAAGAAAGCTGGCATAAGGGGTGGGGATTACGATTTAATTTTAATCCCAGGTCTCGTTAGAGAATCAGCTCAGGAGGTTGAGGATGAGATCGGCATTCCAACGTTCAAAGGGCCGAGATATGCCTTTGACTTGCCTCAAGTTCTACAGGCATTGAAGGAAGGCTTCAAGCTGAGCAAGGAAGTTCCAGCTGATGACCTCTTTCAACGGGATGCACTTAAGAAAGTTGAGGATATCAAAAATAAGACAAAAAACAGAGATTACATCGAAAAAGCCCTCAAAAAGCCCCATAACTTCTTAGTTGGAAACCTGCCGGTAGGCTTTGACTTCCCACACAGAATCTTGGCTGAGATAGTTGATGCACCAAAGCTGAGCGTTGATGAGATAGTGAGCAGAGCTATTTATTATCTCGAGAGTGGAGCGGACATCATAGACATTGGCATGGTAAGTGGAGAGACAAATTTGGACTTTATCGAGCTGATTCCAGAAGTTCGAGATGCTCTGAGGGAAAGAGGATATGATGCTCCAGTAAGCTTTGATTCCTTAAACACGAAGGAAATTGAAAGAGCTTTGGACCTTGCTGACTTGTTCCTCAGCATTGACGAGAGCAACCTCGAGGAGCTTGTGACTGAGAAGCCAGTGGTTTTAATACCTACAAACCAGAAAAAAGGATTCTTTCCGAGGAATCCACATGAGAGAGTTGAATTTTTGGAAATGCTCAAAGAAAAAGCCCTTGATTTAGGTTATAAACGAATTATCCCAGATTTAATTCTGGAGCATATCCCTCATCTGGCTCGTTCAATAACTGCTTTTCAACTCTATCGTGAGAGAAATCCAGATGATGTACTATTGGCTGGTGTTGGCAATGTTGTTGAACTGATCGATGCTGACAGCGTTGGGATAAACGCAGTTATGGCGGGTTTTGCCAAAGAACTGAAAATTTCTCTGCTTTTAACCACAGAGGTTAGCCCCAAGTGCCGTGGAAGTGTCAAAGAGCTGAGGAGAGCTTTGGACATGATGCTCTTCGACATGCCCAAGGATTTAGGTTTTGATCTGCTGATTTTGAAGGAGAAGAGAAGTGAGAAAGTTGAGTATGAAGTTAAATCCCCTATAATTGAAGCCAAAGAGCGGAAGATCAAGCTCGAAGATATTTACTTCAGGATTTTTACAAAAGAGAACAAAATCT encodes the following:
- the dapA gene encoding 4-hydroxy-tetrahydrodipicolinate synthase — protein: MFRLIEGIYVPHVTPFDDDEEINEEALRELIHYFENAKVSGFVTLGSNGEFPYLSFEEKMRVLKIVCEETNLPVIAGVTENSTRETIRLAKEAWNLGVDALLIAPPYYFKPNEKELFAHYSAIAQSVEAPILIYNVPKFTGINIPIEVIERLVDEYSNIVGIKDSSGSIGRISELIRRLGKDMSILAGTADLIYPALALGAHGAVIAVANVAPRLCVELYTAFLEKKYDRAKRLQLMINYLNEVLVKKYNQISAIKEAMNMLGLNVGYPRMPSLLLDEQALQEIEFVLAEVGLL
- a CDS encoding 7-carboxy-7-deazaguanine synthase QueE produces the protein MKLILAEIFNSWQGEGGSVEGSAFGRRQIFVRFAGCDLRCVWCDSRQFIDASRVLQWRYEVEPFSGKFKYKPNPASLDEVIDVILNLDTGDIHSISYTGGEPTLQIKPLMALMEKMSELGFKNFLETHGGFPEKIAEIAYLVDYASVDIKDETARATEDWRDLVLREVESIKVLKKAGANVYAKLVVTKDTKLENIEWYASLLKSLAPMVIQPKEPIDLTQKQLMEFYKAAAKILGRENVGLSFQVHKYLNVL
- a CDS encoding PfkB family carbohydrate kinase, with the protein product MKCIIIGHLTHDIIIRGNTKIERIGGGAYYSALVLSPFCDVEVITKVSKSFPREWLKELEEKGIKVTVLPSKETTTYELRYLDENTRILKLLAKAEPFKPEEIPHENADIVILNPVANEIPIEIVNHLRNFISLDVQGFVREFKDGIVETRDVDASFLERVKVAHADVNEFRMLSNLRYPEVMVISNGADRGEAIYRGNRYHFEPLKMPVAETTGAGDSFLAYFSYFYKQCPFMQALKKAVSFTAFFLKHRTPFFDFDEATENAKNVEVEKIMTDEETSAR
- a CDS encoding NUDIX hydrolase; the protein is MDRYVLLIKAPKGYDITPVKEDIRKLLSEKYPKLKAELYRCIGLTVDLVILYKNGVVLIKRRHEPFKDHWALPGGFVDYGERVEDAAIREAKEETGLDVELIKLIGVYSDPNRDPRGHTVTAAFLAKGYGELKSGDDAKEAKIFSFDEIKSLKLAFDHAKIIEDALRILKEANL
- a CDS encoding dihydropteroate synthase-like protein, producing the protein MKILLVTGRLAEPLVRKYGKGCDVFVTPVSVAAFLTPKLITHYLKKAGIRGGDYDLILIPGLVRESAQEVEDEIGIPTFKGPRYAFDLPQVLQALKEGFKLSKEVPADDLFQRDALKKVEDIKNKTKNRDYIEKALKKPHNFLVGNLPVGFDFPHRILAEIVDAPKLSVDEIVSRAIYYLESGADIIDIGMVSGETNLDFIELIPEVRDALRERGYDAPVSFDSLNTKEIERALDLADLFLSIDESNLEELVTEKPVVLIPTNQKKGFFPRNPHERVEFLEMLKEKALDLGYKRIIPDLILEHIPHLARSITAFQLYRERNPDDVLLAGVGNVVELIDADSVGINAVMAGFAKELKISLLLTTEVSPKCRGSVKELRRALDMMLFDMPKDLGFDLLILKEKRSEKVEYEVKSPIIEAKERKIKLEDIYFRIFTKENKIWVIAHKGTGQILTIVGEEPNAIIDTILEHFQISPRHAFYLGRELERAKTALKLKRSYVQEVELFKEFY
- a CDS encoding Mth938-like domain-containing protein — protein: MIDSVKFGEIIVEGKRYTHDIVIYPSGKIEHRKKELSKKKHGTSHKFDPDELKEYLKEDFDVLIVGTGIYGALKLLPEAKELVKDKEVIEKPTPEAIKLFNELRKEKKVLGVFHITC